The Phyllopteryx taeniolatus isolate TA_2022b chromosome 11, UOR_Ptae_1.2, whole genome shotgun sequence genome includes the window GAcggccacttgtcacgttgctagtGAAAACGTTCCTGTTACTCGGAAAAGGAGTCGGTGGTGTTCTTCGGTGTTTCTCGTGTAAAAGTGTGGCATAAAGTCGtttacttgatttaaaaaagacaaacatttgacTAAAATAAGCTGGTAGTCCTTGAAAGGTTCTTATTGTACATTTTCTTGCTTGTCAGTCGTTCTTCTGCCGCCGGGTGCACCTGAAGGAAGCACACTGGTAAGAAAGCTGCCTTACTTTGCTGGTCCCGAGCATCAACTCAGCATGTGTTGGTTTTCCGTAATAATCGAACCACAGCTACCAATAGAAATATCAATAAGGATGAAAACAAGCTTGAGCGTTTTAGGAAAATGGAAGTTTGACTTTTGAGCCGCCTGCCATGAACTTGAATAACCCCGACGACGGCAGCAAATGCAGAACATCGAGCTTCTGCTTTTACTTCAGCTGTCTGGACTTCCTAACCAGCTTGGCCAGACCCGACCCCGAAGTGCTCTGGATCCGGTCTGGAGCCGATGTGGACCTGCTCTATAACCGTTCTGAAACCGATCTGGAACTGTTGTCTGGACCGAAATCTGTTCCTACGAGACGGCGATATCGAAAGTGGAACAAATGATGAAGGCTGTAATGATGACCTCGTCAATTACCTCTTCAGTGAGCTCGACAGTGACCACGTCATTGACCTTGTCAATGACCTCACCTCTTGCAATGTCAGTGGAGTGTTCAAGCTAACGTGAAAGGCGATGAAAAGTGAACTTCAGCAGTTCACCGTGAACTCCCCATCTAgtcattttctgcaccgcttgtcctcattagcgtTGCGGGCGTGCCGGATCCTGTCCCACCTGATTTTGGGCAAGTAGCGGGTTACGCCCTGGACTGATTGCCAGTCAATCATATTCACACTGACATTAAAAGCTAAGGGCAATTCGGAGCGGTCAACGAAGCTAACGTGGGAGGAAGCTAGAGTCCCCTTAGAAAGCCCCCTGGAGCACGTGAACGTGAACGTCCAAACACCACACGGGAAGGCGGGAGACGAGATTCGaacccgaacctcagaactgcgagacGAGCGTGCTAACCGCTCAAGCGCTGTGTTGGACAATGGGAACCTGATTTGATTGAAGTGAAATctaatacttggttgggaattcCTCTGCTGGAATCCCTGCctggatgcgccgtggcattgaggcagcAGCCTgcggcattgcctgggagttacgcaagcccagatttccctgatgcttgctgtcagctcttctttgtttttgggtctggtgccccccattttcctcttgataatacgccatcgattctcaatggggtttagatcggGCGAGTTGGCTTGCCGGTCCAGcgctgtgatggcatgggcatcaaagcaggttttggtgcttctgacggcatgggcaggggccaggtcctgctggaagatgaaatgtgCATCTCCGTACAGAtcttcagcagaaggaatcatccaGTCCTCTCAATCATTCTGGTGGACTGCTGCGGTGACTTtagatttaagaaagcagagtttaccaacactcGCATCGGACATTGCACCCGAGCAGCtcgggttctgttcttcacccgtcttcctccaaacccttccCGAATGAatggcacactttactttcatgggaaaagaggacctcggaccacTGGCCGGCAGTCCAGTGGTCCTTGCTTCTCCtcggcccagttgagacgcttcctacgtcaCTGAAGGGTAGTCGGCGAAAATTCAGACAACTGGAAGGAGCGAGGGGGGCAACGCAGTGGATGGGTGACATTTGATGTTACGATGGGAAGCTATCGCAGTCAGTCGTAGGTGACGCGGGCACGGCAGGAGGAGGGAGGTTCACAAGATGAGGATTGATTCGTGTTCAAGAACAACTGCATCGGGAAgttgtttgtgcattttaatAGATTGATTGCGCTTAAGCGGAAAATCCTTCATTTGCTGATAGTGGGTTTCAAGTTAGTTTTTTCCCTTTGCATTCTGCTCCCCTGTATTCCCTTCTtatgttttctaatattttagttAGTAACTGTGACGGATCTGGAAACGAGAGGAGCACAAGACTCAAGGGCTCATGTACACAAGTCATTTCATCAATGAACTGAATCGTTTATATTTGTCAAATGAGGATGGCAATTGAGCAAAGGGAAGCTGAATGATCATTAAAGATGCGGGAACGAATTACACATTTCTGGATTCTTTGGGGAGTGTCCAGGTGTACATCAACTTTCAAATCTCAATATTTTTCAGGGGGCCATGTCCCTCTGAAtccttgatttttttgtttttattccatgCTGCGATCCCTGTCAAGTATCTTCCTGTGCTCTTCAGTGATTGGTTTGGATGGAGGGCCCGCCCAGTGAAAGGACACTTGCAGACTATGTACAGGAAGTGAGCAGTGTGACATCGCCATTGGGGGCGTGGCCAGGGGCATTCCAACGCAGGTGCGTTTATCTTCCCGGAACGCCCGACAGTTACCACCCAGCCTGCCCAGCCCGCACCGCCACGCCGTTAAGCCGCTTTGTGCCATCTGTCGGCATCGCTCCTCACTGGCGAGCGACGCGATTGGTCGGCAGAGGAAAAGAGGCGGGGTGAGGCTGATTGATAAAGGAGGAAGAGGCGGAGATGATCGTGCGCACAACAAGTTGGAGAAAGAAGCGCCTATGTGTTACCACGGCAACGCAGAGGACATGACAGCAGAGGACACACGGGTAAGCTAACGCTCCACTTGTCTCAACATCACTACTAattcgtgtgtgtgtcacaATTGGAGAAGGGGAATCCTATTAGCCTTCTATAAAAGTCGCACTAAGCCTCttcatatatgtgtgtgtgtgtgcgcgctcgaATGTGCCTGTCTGTGTGTATCAGTAAAGTGAGTTCAGAGTTGATTGGTTCGTTTGCTTGCGTCACTGGCCGGTTGAAATGACTTTAAATGAGCGACACACACTAAATGGACGAAATGGTTGTCTTGTTTCTGACTGGTGCAGCAGGCCCTTGAAtattgattgacaggtgatgtCGGCCAGGCGGTGGGGGCGTCGGTGGGTTTTTAAAGAAAGCGGTCACACTGCGTGACCGCTTGAGATGTcaagttgactttttatattcaacGTTGTGCTCGTCTTTTCCTCCTTATGCATGCTCTCCTCTTAAGACGCGTGTCCTCAGCCTAGTGCATCCTGGGAAGTTTTGATTTAAGCGTTCCAGACCAGACCGGACGCCACAGGGAGGACTGATGTCTCGCTTTGAGACGTCGTCCTCTCTAATCGAATGAGAACAGGGGGGTTCGCATGGAGCCTTGTATTCCGATTCTAATCAGTTTGGAAGCCCAACCCGAATCCAAAATGCTCCATAGAAAAACTTGCGttggaataaacaggccgaacGCAAATGCTATTTACTTCGATTTCACAGGGGTGGAGTATActttttgccaaaccgatcagaagtcaATTTTCACCTTGTAAACGTTGAATTGGAATGGAGCTGGTCTGTGCATGCTCCGTCTTGATGTAAATGCGCGGTGAGGTCATTATTCACGCGTGTCCCAACCAGAGCTCGTACACGACAGAGATCTCGGTTTTAGCTACTTCTAATTTGTTTTGATCAAGCGGTTGAtttaataaaagtgaaaaacaatcCAAACTGTTGTGCTCTAGGCGAcagacctccatcttgataaatgactgTGACATTTACACTGATGTGCACATGTATGCCCCCGATCGCAATGGATCACGTCATTTGACCGGTAATCTTCAGtcgaatgacaaaaaagtctccatgtaaacctggctaatgtttcttcttcttcttcttcttctgcagcTTGGCGAAATGACAACAGAACATTCCTGGCACTCCAGTCCCACCTCAGGCCCTCATCCAAACCTCTAGCGATTCATTGTGGACCAGTAGGTCCAGGAACATCAGAAATAGGTCTTGAGAAAAAGGAGCTTGGGGCGTTTGAGTTGCCAAAATGTCCCAATCGGGTAAAGTGCTGCACCTGTATGTTGAGGTGAGGTCTGCGGGTGAGGAAGAAGGAAGGGTTCCTGGGATAGGAGATAATGAGAAGTGTCACCTGATCCTTCAGTGCCCAGATGTTCTCCCCCACTCTCAAAGGAGCTCAGTCCTCTCCAGCCCCAACCAAAGTCCGGAGCTTTCCCCGCGCACCCAGTGCAGAATGCTGGGTGGGCGGCACAACTCGCCCCCCTCCAGCTGGTCCTCCAGGCACTCGGTCAGCCCTCAAGGCCAACATTCGGACAGCGTGGATTCCTCCACTTACTTCCACCAGGAGGACATGTTACCCAACACTTTTGAAGACTTACTTCCGGTCCTCACATGTACAGCCACCAGTCAGGGTCATCAGTGTTCAGCAGCACTTACGCCGTCATCGGACGTGTACCCCTATCCAGGTCGGGAGCTTAGCCACCTTCCTCCGCCACCGTTTGGGCGCTTGACGGCACCTCCTACACCTACATTCCACCGCCGTTCCTGTGAGATGCAAGGGTCAGGCGGTCAGGAAAGGAAGACCTCTATGGTGACCTTCGGGTATATTGAGAAAGCCAACGTTCATATGATGGGCGGCAGTCGTCCTTCTCTGTGCCGAAATGACTCCAGACGGGACGAGCAGTTCCTGCCCGCCCACCTCAGGAAGAGACTAAGTGACCCCTTAGGATCCAGTGGTCAGGTCAGACAGGCTGAACCCTGCCCCATTCACCATCGCCCTTCTACCAATCACGGCTCTCCTTTCCTGCACAGAGATGTAGTAGCGAGAGATGCCACCTACCGGGCCTTGGAGGAGTTTGGCTCTCCAGAACTGAGGCGTCGCTTTGGAGGTCGCAGCCCGACTCTGCCACAAAACCACGGGTCGCCGAACTGCCGCTCGTGGGCGGGGTCACCCGTCCTGCCCCGCAGTACCCTCACATTACCATCCAACACTCAGCTCAGAGACCTCGACAGGGGAGTCTGTCAGAACTCCACGGACGGATTGCCGAGAAGCCCCGGGTTCGATCAGCTGTGTGCCCAGACTGGGTTCTCCTCCCACACAGCAGCGCAGATGCCAGAGCGTCATTGTCACAGCCTCCTTCAAATCCAGCAGTCATCCTGGTTGGGGCACAATAGTCCCAGACTTTCCAGCAGATTTCATTCTCCTTCACGTGGTGGACGGCCCACAGATATTCAGCATGACGTCTCAAGCTGCAGAGCCGGTCATGTGACCAGCTCTGCTAATGGTGCGAAAACCTCCTCCTCATTTTCCAATGCCGACATTTTTCTGGGACGACGAACTCCCTCTCCGGCACCTTCCCGAACTGAGTCTTTGAGGTCACTCAGTCCAAGTATTGGAGAATCATTGCTTAGAAAATCCCAACTACATTCCGGTTTTAGTGAGGATCTCCCCCCAGAGCTACTGCAGGAGAACAAAGTGAACCCAAGATGGAAACCAGAGAAATCCAAACCTCAACTACGGTCAGAAAGTGTCTCACCTGTCTTGACCAGAAAAGGACTCTGCTCACCTGCGACTTCTCATTCACCGGTCTTAACACCGCGCCACAAGCAGAGTTCAAACGCCAGTCGGCACATGTCCCACCTACACCCTCACCTCCAGCCAGCACACTCTACTGGAGACTACAGACCTTCATGCTTGGAGGCCAGGTACCATGATCGCTCACACAGCCCTGAACTCTCCAGTAGACTCCACTCCTGCCAAACATCTGCGGCTTCACCCTCCTCACAGCAGGAGCTCAGGAGGACCAGTCCTGTCCAAGACAGACTAGAATTCTGTAAGGAGAAGTCCAGACGCTTTGCTTCAAGACCCAAAGAGGAGAGTTTCAGCAAGCAAGCAGAAGACAAGGCAAGACGGGATCAATGCAGACTGGTTGGGGGTTTGTCCTGCACTCAGCAAGCGGACGTTCAGGATCTCAGCAAGATTGGTGGGACGTCCTCTCGGAGCTCCAGTGGGGTGACGGGAAGCTCAGGAGAAGGAAATGCGTCTCCTGAAACCTGGAGCCAGTCCAGCTGCAATGTGGGCTCCGGGGTCCAGGTCGGGGTTTGCTCACCTTTGACCTCAATGCTAACAAAGCTAACGTCTGCCATGTTGAGCCAGCTTCTTTGTTTGCTCTCATTGCAGcactaaaaaaaatcccatctgCGCCATTTTTAGCTTCGAGCTACCGCTTGTTTTATAGCTTTAATAGCCTAAGATTAACATCATGTCtatgttgactttttttcatcCTGCAGCCAGGCGGAAGTTCAGCCGTGAGTCCGTCTTCGAGGTCGCAGAAAATTGCCCAAGCCAAGTGGGACTTCTTGTTTGGAGCTGAGAAACAGGAAGGCCACAGCGATAAAGGTGAAGAAAAGAATAAGAACAAGAAGTAGTTATGCGCCCCCcaccacactcacacacacacacacacacacacacacgtgcacaaaccagaatcatttgcaaatgattttcCCACCATCGAGTACTGCTGCTGGTCAACAGTATCTGGTTGCTCCTGCCGGTAGAActcacaattataaacattcaTTAGTAGGCTggatgtttgtgttgtgttcaggTTGCTCAGTCAAGgatagggctgtcactatcaaatctttttagagtCAATTCTTCTATTGAATATCACTAATAATAATCAACCCTGCCCCACTATTacccaaaaataatttgtttttaaactactaacatgcattttgtcctcatttacGAGGGAGGAATGGACTTTAATCCTTAAACTGCCGTTGGTACTgaatgtatggtataaatttggtgtacaaaATTTGAGACGGCAAAATGCTAAACGCGATTAGCATTAGAACGAGCAATTGTCATTCTAGGTCAAAAaatgctaactaccattcagctctcTCGTACTTAATTATGTTATGTGTACAtgacacatctaacagtgtcttaaaaatcactttcagATACTCATTTGTCGTTTTTGGCTAAATTTATCACTGGCCCAACACTGAATCCGTTTGCAACAAATGTGTGTCAGTGTGAAACAACTTCAAAGCTTGTAAGCCAATTAGCTCAAGCTTAGCAGTGCTATTGCTAGACTCTCACTTCCTCTAACGCTTGCAACTGTTAACATAATGTCGGATGTGTCACATGTAACATTTTCCAATTTAACTTCACATATTATGTCACACATGCCGCTCGTGGCACATGTAACAATATCCTGTTTAAGATCAATCACACAACACGATGCATGTGTCACATATGACATTTTAATATGTAACTTAacatctgtcacacaacacGATGCATGTGTCACACATGACATTTCATATGCGCGCTGGTTTTCGTCTTGAATTCAGACGCTTCGCCGCCCACTGTTAACTCGCTGAGCCCCACCCCTGCcaagtcagccaatcagagacggGGTGGGAGGGCTGTACGGGGTCAAAGGTCATTGCATCACCACAAGGTCCATCAGTTCGAGGTGGAGCTGCTCACCTCCGACCCTGGAGGCTCCGCACCCAAGACGGGTGTGGTCCGGCGCAGCGTCAAATACTCGGAGACGGACCTGGACCACGTACCGATGCGCTGCTACCGGGAAACTGACCTAGACGAGGTGACATCACTGCCTCATCGTCAAAATCAATAACATGAGAAATAATGTTCTGATTACTTTTGGAAAACAGATATTGATCACTTGCTTTGATAGCGACACAGGTGATATTGATCACTTGTATTGCTGAATGTCAGTGGTGAAATTGATCACTTATCTCTTGTATTGATGGTGACACAGGTGGCATTGATCAGTTGTGTTGACGCAGGTGATGCGGGCGGAGGTTGCCGAGGAGGATCCTGGCAACGCTTCGCCGAGCTCGCGTTCTGGTGAGGGAGGGATGGcatcggaggaggaggaggaagaagaagaggaggaggacggtgCGGCGAGCCGGCCTAGCGCGCTCATGTGGGGAGACCGCCGCAGGCACAAGGCCGCCTCCCACCACGACAACAGCGTCAGTCTACTGCTGAAGGGGTGAGAGGTCACATCGTGTCGGGAATCACCCCCAAGCCGCTATATCGTACCCGAGGTAGTGAGTTGGGCATTTTCTAGTGCTGTTGGAATGTGTAGTGTGTACAGACTATTTAACGCCCTCAAGTAGTGAACAACAATGCTCACTGACAATCAAATATATCCCGTGATGCATTGTGGCGATATAGAACAATGTTTTTCCGCATCCGGCATATTTGATTTTGGGCAAAAGACAAATTCGTGACTTGTGATGCGAAAATATCTTGAATATGAGGAGAGTAGCATATCACAGCAGGATGACTAGGAAGTTCTTTGTTTCGATTCATTTAGGAAAATACACTCAGCTCAAAGGGGGAACGAAACTCGTTTTGCGACAATACGTTGTATGTGGCAGCAGTAGTCCAAACGCGgtactctgattaatattgccttcgtggaataagaattaaacaggaTAATGAATCAACTTTGGGAAGCTGCCATGTTTATTCAAATCATCATCAGCCACAGAGCGGTAGTGATCGCAGCTGGCCGTTCAATGGCGAAACGTTAACGAGTCGTTGTGTTGAGGGCCTCTGTGCGTCAGTTGTGGCTTTACAGCTAGTGCATGAATGTGCTTGTTAACGGTTCATTTTCTTACCGTCTGTTCAGTGAAGCACTAAAGTGCAACGGCGGCTGTGTCTGTCGTTGACTACCTGTGGGGCCGTAGCAATTCCTTCTAACTAGCGgcggtaggctatattaaatgagctaacaatgtttactttaGCTGTCTCTGTCGTTGACTACCTGTGGGGCCGTTGCAATTGCTTCTAACTAGCGgcggtaggctatattaaatgagctaacaatgtttactttaGCTGTCTCTGTCGTTGACTACCTGTGGGGCCGTTGCAATTGCTTCTAACTAGCGCTGTtaggctatattaaatgagCTAGCAATGTTTACTTTAGCTGTCTCTGTCGTTGACTACCTGTGGGGCCGTAGCAATTGCTTCTAACTAGCGgcggtaggctatattaaatgagctaacaatgtttactttaGCTGTCTCTGTCGTTGACTACCTGTGGGGCCGTTGCAATTGCTTCTAACTAGCGCTGTtaggctatattaaatgagCTAGCAATGTTTACTTTAGCTGTCTCTGTCGTTGACTACCTGTGGGGCCGTAGCAATTCCttctaactagcggtggtaggctatattaaatgagctaacaatgtttactttaGCTGTCTCTGTCGTTGACTACCTGTGGGGCCGTAGCAATTCCTTCTAACTAGCGgcggtaggctatattaaatgagctaacaatgtttactttaGCATAGACGTGCAGTTGTGCTAGCCAGTTTTGCCACtttattatcttttttaaagtggaaaatGATCCCAAGATTTGGACATTGTGTCTTTTGTCCCGATTTGCTCCTGGCTTGTGTTTATTGCTCCGTGAGTCTGCAGTTACATTGGTTCATGTGGGAAATGATGCCCGCAAAATCCTGCCATATAAAATGAGTTATgtacaattgaaaataaaagaaaatggcgCAAAAGGTTAACAGTGATATGGGGAAGGACGACTGTAGTCCACCAGTCACGCCGCAACTGGGTTCGGAATCATTCAGTCCGTCCCTACTCCCGAATCACAACAAATGGATTTTCAGTGGACATTTTAAGGAACTATCCAGGTCCGCTATATAAAAATggcaatacagtataaagattGATTCCAAACGCAGACACAGCAGGTCAAGGCATCCAAGGCTGACGGCGACTTCCTGTTCAGGACGTCGGAGGTGAAAGGTCCCTCGGCCGAGGCGGGCGTCCCCCGGCGGCCGTCCGACAGCCACCTGGACTCTTTCAGTCGCCAATTTGAAAGCATCATGGAAGGTCACCGGACCAAAGGAACCTCCTACAGCAGCCTGGACAGCGTCGATCTTCTCACCTCGGGATCCACGTCCGTCTTCACCTTTGACCTGCCCACGCTTACCCCCGAGGTCCAGGTAGGACAACGCTACATCTACTTTTATCACTGTTGTGCTCATGATGGTTGGTTCTTTGTGCCTTTGTGTTTGTGACTTACTTGTTTCTGATCGCAAGACTCAAAGGAATGTGTTTCTTGTcgttgaggagcagttttgcgaATCAGTGACTTCATTTGAGAAGAAACTTTGTAATTGTTTGTCAGGTTAATCCCACAGGGACCTGAGGCAggtgttttattaaacaataaaaatatgacaatataacgCGGGATTTGTTGCGCtacagctatcgaatattttagtattccaGTATTCTATCGAATAATTGaataccaaaaaaataagaccattcttttttatgtaatcaAGCGTTTCGTTCTTAAATTCGCATTGTGCATCACAAAACTGTACTTTCTTGTCGagaaacattttcagtggggcaatttcaaacacaaacgtTACATTTCTTGTATTAAAAACATGATTTATACCCGAGGAGCACATTCTTCAAAATGCATAATCTGCATCATGAAAAAGACCTGACAAAACCACATAAAGTTGTACACAAAGTGCCAAATCAGTCGAGCCTATAAGGATTGATACCAAGTGAAACTGGGTTCCTCACTCATCAGAATGCGTGACTCCGACCAATAGTCTAACTTTTCTATCGGTAGCACTGGACCATGCATGATGTAGCCAAGGCAAGTCAAATTTATTTGTATCGCCCTTAATcccaaaagagtctcaaagggcttcacggGCCACAGTTGGCAACGATTGATGACATCCCCTTAATCTCAACCcccccaatcgggcaaggaTCAACTCAAAACCCAATTTTTGGGAAACCCAATataagaaaccttgagaaggacCGCGGATGGGGgagaccccacccccccccccccccccttccaggatgaccaggctgcaacaTTTTTTGACGTCGTCCGCTGCTGTGCAATGTTCCTTAAATCGGCATAggagtccatttaaagagatgCTTTCGACTTGTTTTTTCtgtgactgttgtttgtttgtgattgttgtgtttgtttgtgactTTTGTCTCTCTCCGACTGTTGCGCTTGTTTCCCACTGTTCTTTGATTGTGGCCGGCGTTTCCGTCCGACAGTGTTTTTGCTTGCGACCATTGTCTGTTTGTGCGTGCAGAGCCAGATCTGCGAGAGCGCCAAGAACATCATCCAGCTGAGCTTCGCCCCTCTGTCCCGCCCGGGCGCGCCCGCCCCCTCGCAGGTATCCCGCTCGGAAATCTCCCCGCAAGGAGGCTCCGAGGGCGACCGCTCCGCGCCGGTCCGGACCGGATCGGGGAAGGGGCCGGGGCGGCGCTCGATCCTCAAAGACGGCTTCCGCAAAGTCAGCTCGGCGCCGTTGCTGCGCGGCGCTCCGAGGCGAGTCGCAAACACGATCCGGCACGTGTATCGTATTAGCAGGATTAGCTCGAAGGCTAACGACGCCGCACGACACAGCGCATGTTTCGATTTCGAGCTAAAGTCACGTCGACATTTGTAATGCATGTGTACATTACACAGCTCAAGTGCATTGTGGGTATTTTTGGGGAGTGTGTTTCAGATGAATCATTCGTCTATAAAAGGGCTGGAACTAACTAACTATTATTTGAATCATCGATTAAGATGTCACTTATTTCTTCGATGAATCGGGTTTAAAAAGACTTTTTagaatttccatccctttattcaaaaacggcatttttccaaattgacagtgcagaaactGCATCGATGCATAAATTGATTataattcagttactggtttggtccgtaacaccCATCAGAAATGTggctcattgttttccaaagtccaagatattttggacaaaaaaaacaacaacaacaacacacagatTCTGCTTTGTTATTATAGTAAATGTAATGATGAATATTTAgtgctttattattatcatgaatataattatttatatttactgttgagaggttgAAAATTTGAGGATTTTTTGACAactaaacaaggtctctaaacgatgaaTCAAATATCCAAAATCGAAATATTTGATAATGGACGAGTTCTCAGTTAATCGATGAATCGTTGCACGTCGAATCTACAACGAACAGTGACTTGATTTAAGCCATTGTCATCCGAGAACGGCACTTTGCATAGCAGGAGGGTATCATAGAAAATACAATAAGTAAGTCATAATacaatcattttctttttgttcaggGATGATGAGTTCAATGCAAAACGGAAGCTGCAATTGTAGCTCAAGAATTTTCTCTTGGCCAGCCCTCACAATGGCTCGGGCGTCTGCCGAATACTGGAAGCCTGTTTCAGATCGGATTCCGGAGTTTGTCAACGCACGGGCCCTGGAACGTCAAAGTTTAACGACCAACTTCCCTTTTAATCTCAGGCACGGCTCCTCGAGACTTTTTGCTGTGTTGGACGTGCCCGCAATTTAGTgtcgattggtgaaactggcgtcggaaaaaaaaactttcgccGCAATGCACGCGCTTAGAAAAATGAGTGTGTTTTTGGTGGGGGTGTTCGatccgacttttttttttcacaccgaTACCCGTCCGAGTACTCAACTCACGAGTACTTACCGATGCCAAGTACCAATGCCAGTAAACTTTGAACACAATTACaggtcattttgaaaaaaaccaacCCCCAGAACAGTCAGTCCCTCGGCAACAGAGTAAAAGTCCAAaatcaaacacaaacaacaattcatttgtaataaatgaataaaagtgcCAAATGAAAGGAGCAACTCTCAAGGAGTGTTAGCATCTGTTGCAAAATAAAACGGTTAAACTGTGACAGCTCCCCAAGTTGTATTCAAGTCCTCAACTATGACGTCGGAAATCCTACTCGATCCAGCACGCGGTCCGGCCGATGCGAGACGCCGGACTCGCCTCGCTGCTCCAAATATCAGCGGCGAAGCTAAGCACCGTTGCGTTCCACAACAAGCCGCAAACCTCTTTTTAACGTGGTCACGTAGCCGATGATTGATTGTGGCTCGACGGGGAACTTCATAGTTGGGCTCCACAACCGTCGGAGTCCCACGTTGTCCTCAAATGAGAGCGGTAAGCTAGCCGATGCCCTCGGATTGGCGCTCTTGTGTCGAGTTTGCTCTTTTCCCGCACGAGAGCTTCAACCTCTTGGTGCTCCTTCTTTTCGTGGCACCTCTTGCAAGTTTTGCTCTGCAGAGTTTGCCTTCTGCAAAGCTTGGTTCGTCTTCATTCACCTTGAAGTGTTTCCAAGGTGGCAAAGTTTAAGGCGGGAAAAGCAGCTATGTGCGCGGGCGGTTGTGCTCAGAGCACGATCCCGCGATTTGACACCGCGGCGGTACCGCCGACTACTGGCGCGGAGGGCTTCACTTCCGAATTTGGCTGCCTACACGAGATTCGATACGCTGAAAGGCTGGCATCGGCCCGATACCAATTTCTGGTCTTTGGG containing:
- the LOC133485709 gene encoding uncharacterized protein LOC133485709 isoform X1 — encoded protein: MSQSGKVLHLYVEVRSAGEEEGRVPGIGDNEKCHLILQCPDVLPHSQRSSVLSSPNQSPELSPRTQCRMLGGRHNSPPSSWSSRHSVSPQGQHSDSVDSSTYFHQEDMLPNTFEDLLPVLTCTATSQGHQCSAALTPSSDVYPYPGRELSHLPPPPFGRLTAPPTPTFHRRSCEMQGSGGQERKTSMVTFGYIEKANVHMMGGSRPSLCRNDSRRDEQFLPAHLRKRLSDPLGSSGQVRQAEPCPIHHRPSTNHGSPFLHRDVVARDATYRALEEFGSPELRRRFGGRSPTLPQNHGSPNCRSWAGSPVLPRSTLTLPSNTQLRDLDRGVCQNSTDGLPRSPGFDQLCAQTGFSSHTAAQMPERHCHSLLQIQQSSWLGHNSPRLSSRFHSPSRGGRPTDIQHDVSSCRAGHVTSSANGAKTSSSFSNADIFLGRRTPSPAPSRTESLRSLSPSIGESLLRKSQLHSGFSEDLPPELLQENKVNPRWKPEKSKPQLRSESVSPVLTRKGLCSPATSHSPVLTPRHKQSSNASRHMSHLHPHLQPAHSTGDYRPSCLEARYHDRSHSPELSSRLHSCQTSAASPSSQQELRRTSPVQDRLEFCKEKSRRFASRPKEESFSKQAEDKARRDQCRLVGGLSCTQQADVQDLSKIGGTSSRSSSGVTGSSGEGNASPETWSQSSCNVGSGVQPGGSSAVSPSSRSQKIAQAKWDFLFGAEKQEGHSDKDASPPTVNSLSPTPAKSANQRRGGRAVRGQRSLHHHKVHQFEVELLTSDPGGSAPKTGVVRRSVKYSETDLDHVPMRCYRETDLDEVMRAEVAEEDPGNASPSSRSGEGGMASEEEEEEEEEEDGAASRPSALMWGDRRRHKAASHHDNSVSLLLKGTSEVKGPSAEAGVPRRPSDSHLDSFSRQFESIMEGHRTKGTSYSSLDSVDLLTSGSTSVFTFDLPTLTPEVQSQICESAKNIIQLSFAPLSRPGAPAPSQVSRSEISPQGGSEGDRSAPVRTGSGKGPGRRSILKDGFRKVSSAPLLRGAPRDGTVNRPPELLYPQADVAERLARADRGDDEDVPVVAAEADPQAAKRLAERLHQLHGFTKSDVAPHLSKNNEFSRMAAEEYLSKFDFTGLPVDRALRTFLGKLTLVGESQERERVLAHFSRRYVRCNPNSQAAEDGVHTLTCALMLLNVDLHGNNVGKKMSCGQFISNLEGLNDGKDFPKDMLKMLYTSIRNDKLQWPIDEEEEFRTSTSALADGRTDSASYTMKRAGIGRNRLAGDGDLYKSGFLVRKVHADADGKKTARGKRGWKSFYATLKGRVLYLQKDEYGAERPLTEDDVKNAVSVHHALAMRAADYAKRPNVFYLRTADWRVFLMQAPSSDDMRSWITRINVVAATFSAPPFPAAVGSQKRFSRPLLPGSGTKLSQEEQAASHEARFRAASSELDELVGGAAERKVKGREPDEQKARREYLEFEKTRYGTYAMLLRAKMSAGEEDSAAFEARLFEGDGGPRRARSGPSPPREADGEEKTRVGKGLKVASSRLLCDGAAKRGGGGEKKKNSPSGQEVAP